AATTTCTGCTGAGCAAACCTGACTTCCCTACTTTAACTTCGCACTTGTAACATCTGCCCTAAAGTGATTAATTAGACATTTTATCAGTGAATCTTTTTTAATAAGCTTTTTGCGCATTGCGGCTTTTCATGCAAATATGTCGCGTCTGCCTCTTCAAGTCATCCACCTGAACAGTAGGAATTGTTGATTATGCTTTGTGACTTTTTTTAGATCTGGTTCAACTAAAGAAATAataccctatatatatatatatatatatatatatcgacggAATGCTTGCGAATCATGCTGCTCGTTGTGCACGGGATTGACTGCCAATAAATAGTAGAAAATGTAGAAAAATATATTGACCACCCCTTGCCCGACTTGATACTGCTGCTGTAGCAAACACCCAAATCTCACAAGCCACTTCTTGAGGCGTGTTGTCTCTGGACTCCTTCAGTAAGCAAGATAAATAAAAGTGttcaaatataaaaaaatgagcgctgttcttttttatttccttaGCCAGAACGTTGTTTGTGCTGTGTATTCAAAGCAGAGAGTTTCTCTTCGCAAGTTGATAAGATCTGCTTGTGTCTTGCCAGGACCCGAGCGGCATGCGTACACAAGCCGAACAAAAGCCGGTTGCATGTTCTTGTCATGAAATTCTCCATATTATCTATACTCACAAGAGCATTTAAAGAAACTTGCTTATGTTCAACAGGCGTGATCATCCCGTAAACGTGGGACACTCTTTGCCTCGTAGGAATTAGTTTGTCTTAATTGCTGTTGTCCACTAACATATTGGCCCTTTCTTGCGAGCCTTTTTAATACACGGCAAATAGACAAGCAATTCCCACAAATTAATGGATTCTTCTGTTTATTGAAACTTTTGTTCTTCGAGTGGCAGAAATGTCAAGTATTGAGATGTGATGATGACGAAAGGGCACGTAGCTTGAGCTTGAACAGCTGAAAGGAAATTAGGAAAAATTGTTAGTTCACATGAAACTTGATACTATACTTCTACTGGATACAAAATGAACCGAAGCAACATATTTAGGCCAATGCACGACAAAGTTTAGGTCAGAAATATTATTTGGCTTCCTCTCAGAGCGAACGATAGCGATTGTCGACACAACAGGTCCCGTATTCACTAAGGAGAGGGTACGCTTTAGCGGTTTTTGAGAACAGTCGCAATCGAACACATTATTAGTTATACGTGACAGGGGATCTCGTCATTACCTCAGACCGCCGTACAATAACCAACCATTCTTAAAGGAGGACAGCTTTGTGAATTTAGCTGCAGGCGCGGAACACAGGACGGGGTTAAATAAGCGCTCAACTCAGCTGGAGAATTCATTATAGCAAGCAAACCTGAAATTTCAGCCAAGGACGCCTACGCCCGCATGGCCGGCACCAGCAGTCTTGCCGTAGGAGGACTGTCCAAATCCGGCCTGTTGTCCAGCGGCGCCTCCTTGGAAGGCCGAAGATCCCTGCTGTTGACCGCTTCCGAAGGTCTTGCTGTCGGAAGCCGAGAAGCCGGTATTGTGGTTGTAGCCCTGGTTGTTGCTGAAGGCGTTGACGGTTCTGTGGGCAGCGCCGCCAGCGAAGGCTCCGGATCCCTGGCTCTGCCCCGCGGCACCCTTCTGGAAGCCGCTCTGGTGTGCTCCGGCGTTAGCGCCGTAACCCGTCTGGAAGCCGCCGCCGTGTCCCACACCAACACCACCCAAGCCGACGCCGTGGCCGACACCAGCGCCTACCAAGGCGGGGTTGGCAATGACTCCtgggccgacgacgccgacacctgCGACGCCAGGAACCACGCCAACGCCATAGCCAGGCACGCCTCCCAGAAATCCGCCGCGTCCTTCAACGTCCTTCTTGTCCTCTTTCTTCTCATCTTCCTTAGGGACCTCTTCAGCGAACGCGGCGCTGGCCACGAGGGCGAGGAGAGTGAGGGTTGC
This Dermacentor albipictus isolate Rhodes 1998 colony chromosome 1, USDA_Dalb.pri_finalv2, whole genome shotgun sequence DNA region includes the following protein-coding sequences:
- the LOC135901115 gene encoding uncharacterized protein; translated protein: MKFFATLTLLALVASAAFAEEVPKEDEKKEDKKDVEGRGGFLGGVPGYGVGVVPGVAGVGVVGPGVIANPALVGAGVGHGVGLGGVGVGHGGGFQTGYGANAGAHQSGFQKGAAGQSQGSGAFAGGAAHRTVNAFSNNQGYNHNTGFSASDSKTFGSGQQQGSSAFQGGAAGQQAGFGQSSYGKTAGAGHAGVGVLG